From a region of the Leishmania donovani BPK282A1 complete genome, chromosome 24 genome:
- a CDS encoding protein kinase, putative, which yields MDEVSVLNYLGPHPQIVRFLGSYTTSKNTSFFTMELMDSDVGRELREGNATLHEEGVCAAIAYSVLLALEEMHSHAVAHRDVKPGNILLKRLTEPEEWACIYLPRDDFRARLLPKSSAVSAFDPTLCTSKEASSHEVAPAIRSANDNASYVKAALGDFSAAHSTRCADNVAFFDTRGTLHYKSPEQLMGKRSVASENFAAVDLWGLGCTLYEMVTGTRPFPGSSELQVLMSILDALGSDIQSFPVATKHAALFDEIPASPAFVNLLQRLLCLDPTRRCTAKEALRHSFLASIRDSALRCADAERQISTDRLPYVIGIPLTLKYASFTHIPELRFSRISRTPLKATESTPSELSAPQQPPANGCPAPPSASDTEIAALTVVAEREAAAETRSKHRDVNHWSDGATTTLWGREGDCEDQEEKETPSKKPPQQHCSDTTGTSFLSESSYLHWSEIRPATRPSAPPLLKPLQHKENRVRSSSGCRAVAFFGNAAVGSTPSPSTSANDPQQQPPSLSGSMHRTVDVASRNTVSRALNISDSSVKGVRTERSASHVDFDLSPVAATQLFSTETDTSACLVPHPAAAFLPRRTQPVLQLASGSTFTASNLRANSSFERENLMVGRCGGNGTSTSAAVGVAGPTGVIHAGRCSTPRQHHGQRPTAFSGRALCFSEETDPFTRRSWGSSAGQQSCLNSLLTSPAPVGQRAVEECSPQPSPIRPIGVATRSPSGLPVAADRSGLFLDDSGVGLGWIGMPPTTSAAQESIGAGACEAVAALMPALARDVSRGSEAGAAVAPMLYPVRLQPSWNASSTTATGIVQPSNSPCVRRCVHLLEPPPGGCSRSRTCSAVALTMGVTTAAVAERPDASCSSQQQQPTTSPASTGRRDASSSRIMPLPIPLSVATVCQSATQSLCAPTPRSRTPTSRALHETPRTQRFSCPTSALRTGYAGHKNGNQRGSSQPQDALTSCVDGGDDILSAAPFLCNQDVNASVTHLAHKVCASVGLTGSGSGAAPTLRCAAASPLGSLVACTHSSQRHCTPSSSDPAPEIAVSINCDGCNHPAVANEASPTPNVTVVRASRAMLSTGGPHTPLPVHGSASPLSQPCDAPLLQLSSASLDSHRRSVKDHESDRIETPQSKRRESMKRAREEAMDSEDVAAVRQSARVV from the coding sequence ATGGACGAAGTATCGGTTTTGAATTACCTTGGGCCTCATCCACAGATTGTTCGGTTTCTGGGCAGCTACACAACGTCGAAGAACACAAGCTTTTTTACCATGGAGTTGATGGACAGTGACGTTGGACGGGAGCTGAGAGAAGGGAACGCAACCCTGCacgaggagggcgtgtgtgctgccATTGCGTACTCTGTCTTGCTCGCGCTAGAGGAGATGCACTCTCACGCTGTAGCGCACCGAGACGTCAAGCCTGGCAATATTTTGCTGAAGCGTCTCACAGAACCAGAAGAATGGGCGTGCATTTACCTTCCAAGGGATGACTTCAGGGCACGTCTACTGCCAAAATCATCGGCCGTGTCGGCTTTCGATCCGACACTTTGCACGAGTAAGGAAGCATCTAGTCACGAGGTTGCGCCGGCCATCCGAAGCGCAAATGACAATGCATCGTATGTCAAAGCTGCACTGGGGGATTTCAGCGCGGCTCACAGTACTCGCTGCGCCGACAACGTGGCCTTTTTCGACACTCGTGGAACACTTCACTACAAATCCCCGGAGCAACTCATGGGCAAGCGCAGTGTCGCCTCCGAGAACTTTGCTGCTGTTGACCTGTGGGGGCTAGGCTGCACCCTATACGAGATGGTCACCGGCACGCGACCGTTCCCGGGCAGTAGTgagctgcaggtgctcaTGAGCATTTTAGATGCCTTGGGGAGTGACATTCAGTCGTTCCCGGTGGCGACCAAACACGCCGCACTCTTCGACGAAATTCCCGCATCGCCTGCATTTGTGAACTTattgcagcgcctcctctgtctcGATCCGACGCGGCGCTGTACGGCGAAGGAGGCTCTGCGCCACTCGTTTTTAGCCTCCATTCGCGACAGCGCCTTGCGCTGTGCCGATGCGGAGCGCCAAATCTCGACCGATCGCCTGCCGTATGTGATCGGGATCCCATTGACGCTCAAGTACGCATCTTTCACACACATTCCCGAACTTCGCTTTAGTCGCATTTCTCGGACCCCGTTGAAAGCAACGGAGTCAACTCCTTCAGAGCTAAGCGCGCCTCAGCAACCTCCTGCGAACGGCTGCCCTGCGCCTCCATCTGCTTCAGACACTGAAATCGCTGCCCTCACCGTTGTAGCCGAGCGCGAGGCCGCTGCCGAAACAAGATCCAAGCATCGAGACGTGAATCACTGGAGCGATGGAGCCACTACTACACTATGGGGGCGTGAAGGAGATTGCGAGGAccaagaagaaaaggagacACCGTCGaagaagccgccgcagcagcactgctcCGACACCACCGGGACTTCTTTCCTGAGCGAGAGTTCGTACCTGCACTGGAGCGAAATTCGCCCCGCCACGCGGCCCtccgcgcctccgctgctgaagcCGCTTCAGCACAAGGAAAATAGAGTACGGAGTAGCAGCGGTTGCAGAGCAGTGGCGTTCTTTGgcaacgccgccgttggCAGCACACCATCCCCGTCCACGAGTGCAAATgacccacagcagcagccgccatcCCTTTCGGGATCGATGCATCGAACCGTCGACGTTGCAAGCCGAAACACCGTCTCACGCGCCCTTAACATCAGTGACTCAAGCGTAAAAGGTGTTCGAACCGAACGCAGTGCTTCGCACGTCGACTTTGACCTCAGCCCCGTCGCAGCTACTCAGCTTTTCAGCACAGAGACGGACACGAGTGCGTGCTTGGTGCCGCACCCGGCCGCCGCTTtcctgccgcgccgcacgcagccAGTTCTACAGCTGGCAAGCGGCAGCACTTTTACGGCAAGCAACCTGCGAGCCAACTCGTCCTTTGAGCGCGAAAACCTTATGGTaggccggtgcggcggcaacggAACATCTACGTCAGCCGCCGTGGGCGTTGCAGGCCCAACGGGTGTCATCCACGCaggacgctgcagcactccgcgccagcaccacggACAGCGCCCGACCGCCTTCTCGGGCCGCGCGCTTTGCTTTTCGGAAGAGACGGACCCCTTTACCCGCCGTAGCTGGGGCTCTAGTGCCGGCCAGCAGAGCTGCTTGAACTCACTCTTGACGTCCCCGGCTCCTGTGGGGCAGCGGGCGGTCGAAGAATGCTCACCACAGCCGTCACCGATTCGTCCCATCGGCGTTGCCACAAGGTCGCCGTCGGGGTTGCCTGTTGCGGCAGACCGCAGCGGCTTGTTTTTGGACGACTCCGGCGTAGGTCTGGGGTGGATCGGGATGCCACCTACGACCTCGGCAGCGCAGGAGagcatcggcgccggcgcctgtGAAGCGGTTGCGGCGCTGATGCCGGCACTGGCGCGTGATGTAAGTAGAGGCTCAGAAGCaggtgcagcggtggcgccaaTGCTTTACCCGGTACGCCTCCAGCCGTCGTGGAatgcgagcagcaccacggcGACCGGGATTGTGCAGCCTTCAAACTCGCCGTGTGTACGCCGGTGTGTGCACCTCCTCGAGCCACCACCTGGCGGTTGTTCGCGCAGCCGTACCTGTTCCGCTGTAGCGCTGACGATGGGCGTGACTACTGCCGCTGTAGCTGAGCGACCAGACGCATCGTGCAGCagccagcaacagcagccaaCGACCAGCCCCGCTTCCACTGGCCGCAGAGACGCGTCGAGTTCGCGTATAATGCCGCTGCCGATTCCGCTCTCGGTGGCCACCGTCTGTCAGTCGGCGACGCAGTCGCTCTGCGCACCGACGCCACGATCACGCACACCGACCAGCCGCGCGCTCCATGagacgccacgcacgcagcgcttCTCTTGCCCTACGTCTGCGCTGCGGACGGGGTACGCTGGTCATAAGAACGGCAACCAGCGGGGTAGCTCGCAGCCACAGGATGCCCTCACGTCTTGTGTGGACGGTGGCGACGATATTCTCAGCGCCGCTCCGTTTTTGTGCAATCAGGATGTTAATGCGTCCGTGACTCACCTGGCGCACAAAGTCTGCGCGAGCGTCGGCCTGACAGGATCTGGTAGTGGCGCCGCACCGACTTtgcgctgcgcggccgcgtcgccgctgggCTCGCTGGTTGCGTGTACTCACTCTTCCCAGCGTCACTGCACCCCGTCGTCAAGCGACCCTGCACCGGAGATCGCTGTGTCGATCAACTGTGACGGCTGCAACCACCCCGCAGTGGCGAACGAGGCCTCCCCAACACCTAATGTCACCGTTGTGCGTGCATCGAGGGCGATGCTTTCCACGGGAGGCCCACAtacgccgctgcccgtgcATGGCTCCGCATCGCCTCTCTCGCAGCCTTGCGATGCTCCCTTGCTTCAGTTGAGCTCTGCCAGCCTCGACAGCCACCGCCGGTCAGTGAAGGACCACGAGAGTGACCGCATAGAGACGCCGCAAAGCAAACGGCGTGAGTCCATGAAGCGAGCGCGCGAGGAGGCTATGGACAGCGAAGACGTAGCCGCGGTGCGGCAGAGCGCGCGGGTTGTGTGA